The Kineothrix sp. MB12-C1 genome includes a window with the following:
- the atpC gene encoding ATP synthase F1 subunit epsilon — protein sequence MNTFYLKVIAADRIFHNGRCESLILPTLDGMVGVLANHENMVIAVVEGDIKIRMEDGNEINAVVGLGFFEMVNNRARLLVQTAEKPEEIDIRRAQEAQERAQERLRQQQSIREHYHTQATLSRAMNRLKVSRKYK from the coding sequence ATGAACACATTTTACTTAAAGGTGATAGCCGCCGACAGAATTTTTCATAATGGTCGTTGTGAATCTCTCATTCTTCCAACCTTGGATGGAATGGTAGGTGTCCTTGCCAATCATGAAAATATGGTTATTGCTGTGGTCGAAGGTGATATTAAGATTCGCATGGAGGATGGGAATGAAATAAATGCAGTTGTCGGGCTCGGTTTTTTTGAAATGGTGAATAACCGGGCCAGACTTCTCGTTCAGACAGCGGAGAAACCGGAAGAAATCGATATTCGAAGAGCTCAGGAGGCTCAGGAACGTGCTCAGGAACGACTGCGCCAGCAACAGAGTATCCGCGAACATTATCATACCCAGGCTACGTTATCCCGGGCTATGAATCGCTTAAAAGTATCGAGAAAATATAAATAA
- the atpG gene encoding ATP synthase F1 subunit gamma, which yields MASIKEIQTRMKSIQDTRKITNAMYMISSSKLKKARKSLEATEPYFYTLQNTMSQILRHVPDMESRYFESEEERNPEDKKVGYIIITADKGLVGAYNHNVIKLVEEQMAVCHDPVLFVLGEMGRQYFRRKKIEIEEEFRYVVQNPTLSRARDISEIVMERYNRGELDEIYVIYTKMETAMQAEAEMMKLLPLKKSRFSQALSADVHMEELAFLPDIYTVVNHMASDYLVGFIYGALVESFCSEQNSRMMAMEAAVDNANSMLKELDIIYHRARQAVITQQITEVIGGAKAQKKKKMS from the coding sequence ATGGCGAGTATAAAAGAAATCCAAACGAGGATGAAGAGCATACAAGATACAAGGAAGATTACCAATGCTATGTATATGATTTCTTCTTCCAAGCTTAAAAAGGCGAGAAAGAGTCTGGAAGCTACGGAGCCATATTTCTACACGCTGCAAAATACCATGAGTCAGATATTGCGGCATGTGCCCGATATGGAAAGTCGTTATTTTGAAAGTGAAGAAGAGAGAAATCCGGAAGATAAGAAAGTTGGATATATTATTATCACCGCGGATAAAGGACTTGTAGGAGCCTATAACCATAATGTGATCAAGTTGGTAGAGGAACAGATGGCGGTCTGCCACGATCCGGTATTGTTCGTATTGGGGGAAATGGGCCGTCAGTATTTCAGGCGTAAGAAGATTGAGATAGAAGAGGAGTTCCGATATGTCGTTCAGAATCCCACGCTGAGCAGGGCGAGAGACATTTCAGAAATAGTGATGGAAAGATATAATAGAGGCGAACTCGATGAAATCTATGTCATTTATACCAAAATGGAAACGGCCATGCAGGCAGAGGCGGAAATGATGAAGTTACTTCCGTTGAAGAAATCCAGGTTCAGCCAGGCCTTATCTGCGGATGTACACATGGAAGAGCTAGCCTTTTTGCCGGATATTTATACCGTGGTAAATCACATGGCATCCGATTACCTGGTAGGCTTTATCTATGGGGCGCTGGTAGAATCGTTTTGCAGCGAACAGAATTCACGTATGATGGCGATGGAGGCAGCAGTTGATAATGCGAACAGCATGTTGAAGGAACTGGATATTATATATCATAGAGCGAGGCAGGCGGTGATCACTCAGCAGATTACGGAGGTAATCGGCGGAGCGAAAGCCCAGAAGAAAAAGAAGATGAGTTAG
- the atpD gene encoding F0F1 ATP synthase subunit beta gives MKQGKIVQVMGPVVDVEFEDNDLPGIKDALEVQNGEKRCVMEVAQHIGNNMVRCIMLASSEGLYRDMEVTATGSGIRVPVGEKTLGRLFNVLGETLDGEENLDQEEKWVIHREPPTFADQSPAVEILETGIKVIDLLTPYAKGGKIGLFGGAGVGKTVLIQELIRNIATEHGGYSIFTGVGERSREGNDLWSEMKESGVLEKTALVFGQMNEPPGARMRVAETGLTMAEYFRDVKHQNVLLFIDNIFRFTQAGSEVSALLGRMPSAVGYQPTLATEMGELQERIASTKSGSITSVQAVYVPADDLTDPAPATTFSHLDATTVLSRKIVEQGIYPAVDPLESTSRILEADVIGEEHYETARRVQETLQKYKELQDIIAILGMEELSEEDKITVFRARKIQKFLSQPFHVAENFTGISGKYVPVADTIKGFKAILDGEMDEYPENAFFNVGTIDEVKEKAASMV, from the coding sequence ATGAAGCAAGGAAAAATAGTTCAGGTGATGGGACCTGTTGTGGACGTAGAGTTTGAAGACAATGACCTGCCTGGTATCAAGGATGCTTTGGAGGTACAAAACGGAGAAAAGCGTTGTGTCATGGAAGTTGCGCAGCATATCGGAAATAATATGGTGCGCTGTATTATGCTTGCCTCCAGCGAAGGACTCTACAGAGATATGGAAGTAACCGCTACAGGAAGCGGCATCCGGGTGCCGGTGGGCGAGAAGACATTAGGCCGCCTTTTTAACGTGCTCGGTGAGACTTTGGATGGCGAAGAGAACTTGGATCAGGAAGAGAAGTGGGTAATTCATAGAGAGCCGCCTACCTTCGCGGATCAAAGCCCTGCGGTGGAGATTCTGGAAACAGGAATTAAAGTGATCGATCTTCTGACTCCATATGCCAAGGGAGGTAAGATTGGCCTTTTCGGCGGTGCCGGCGTAGGGAAAACTGTTTTGATTCAGGAGCTGATTCGTAATATTGCAACGGAACACGGCGGTTATTCCATTTTTACCGGTGTGGGAGAACGTTCCAGGGAAGGAAACGATTTATGGAGTGAGATGAAGGAATCCGGAGTGCTGGAGAAAACAGCCTTAGTATTCGGACAGATGAATGAGCCTCCCGGAGCGCGTATGCGCGTTGCTGAAACAGGTCTTACTATGGCGGAATATTTCCGTGATGTGAAGCATCAGAATGTGCTTTTATTTATCGATAATATCTTCCGGTTCACTCAGGCTGGTTCTGAGGTATCGGCACTGCTGGGACGTATGCCTTCGGCGGTAGGATATCAGCCTACGTTAGCAACGGAAATGGGCGAATTACAGGAACGTATCGCATCTACGAAAAGCGGCTCCATCACTTCCGTACAGGCAGTTTATGTGCCCGCAGACGATTTGACGGACCCGGCGCCTGCGACGACCTTCTCTCATTTGGATGCTACCACGGTACTTTCCAGAAAGATTGTGGAACAAGGTATTTATCCTGCGGTAGATCCTTTGGAATCCACTTCCCGTATTCTGGAGGCGGATGTAATAGGTGAGGAACATTACGAGACAGCAAGACGGGTACAAGAGACATTACAGAAATATAAAGAATTACAGGATATTATAGCGATCCTCGGCATGGAGGAGTTGTCCGAAGAAGATAAGATAACGGTATTCCGTGCGAGAAAGATACAGAAGTTTTTATCACAGCCCTTCCATGTGGCTGAGAATTTCACGGGTATATCCGGAAAGTATGTGCCGGTTGCGGACACGATCAAAGGATTCAAAGCCATTTTGGATGGTGAGATGGATGAGTATCCGGAGAACGCCTTCTTCAACGTGGGTACTATTGATGAAGTAAAGGAAAAGGCAGCTTCTATGGTATGA